TCCTTGGCATCGTGAACTTCTTCAGAGAAAGCCTCCGCGTCATCCACCATTCCCTTGATGGCGAAGGGGAACTTGAACTTGGCCGTGATCTTCGTTGCGACAGCCTTCGCGTCCTTTTTGTAACCGGAAACGGCAATCGTCATCGGCTTAATCTTGGAGTAGTTCGAGCAGGCATAGAAGCTGCCGAACTTGCCCCAGCGCAGGATCAGGGGCGAGCCGCACTTTTCGCACTTCTCGTCCGTGGGTTTCTCCCAGCGCTTGATCTCCTCCATCTCCTCCGAGGCGATTTTGATCTCGTCCGTCAGATGGGTGTAGAAGCCGTCCAGCAGGCTGGTCCACTTCTCTTCCCCGCTTTCGACGAGATCGAGCTCGTCTTCGAGCTTGGCCGTGTACGCCATGTCGAAGATGTAGGGGAAGTTCTTCACCAGAAGGCTCGTGACCACCATGCCGATCTCCGTCGGGATGAACTTCTTGGAGATCTTCTTCACATAGTCGCGTTCCTGGATCGTATTAATGATGGAGGCATAAGTCGATGGACGGCCGATGCCGCGCTCTTCCAGCTCCTTCACCAGCGAGGCTTCGTTGAAGCGTGGCGGCGGCTCGGTAAACTTCTGCTCCGTCACAATGTCGACCAAGTCCAGAGCCTGTCCCGCCTTGAGCGCGGGGAGAGACTTGTCCTCGTCCTCCTCACCTTCGCCGGGGTTCTCCGTCTTCATCGCGTCGGCGGTCTTCTGCACCATGGCGTCGGACTTCGCCGGTTCGGCGACCTTCAAAAATCCGTCGAACTTCAGAACAGATCCGGTCACGCGCAGGTTGTAGGTACGGTCGGCCTTGGCTTCGATCTCGACCGCAGTCTGGTCGTAGACGGCAGCCGTCATCTGGCTGGCGACGAAGCGCTGCCAGATTAGGCGATAGAGCCGGTACTGCTCGTCCGAGAGGAACTTCTTGATCTTCTCCGGAGTCATCGCCACATGCGTCGGGCGAATGGCTTCGTGGGCGTCTTGCGCATCTTTTTTGCCCTTGAAGCTGTTGGGCTTCTCTGGCAGATACTTCTCGCCCAGGCTTTTGATGTACGTCCGTGCTTCGCTGATCGCCTCGGGCGAAACACGCGTCGAATCGGTACGCATGTAGGTGATCAAACCCACCGTGCCTTCCGGCCCGAGCTCGATGCCTTCATACAAGCGCTGTGCCACACCCATCGTCCGGCGCACGTTGAAACCAAGCCGGTTGGCCGCGTCCTGCTGCAGGCGCGAGGTGCTGTAGGGAGCCGGGGCGTTCCTGCGGCGTTCTTTCGCTTCCACGCTGGCGACAGTCCACTTCGCTTTTTCCAGTTGAGCAACGGCGTTCTTAGTGGTCGATTCGTCGGCAAAAGCGGGAGCGCCGACGGTCTCTACCGAGATCCGCTGTCCATCCACGGCGTAGAGCCGAGCCGTGAAGTTCTGCTTGTTTCCCGAAGGGCGCAGGTTCGCGTCCACGGGCCAGTACTCCACGGGGTTGAAGGCCTTGATCTCGTTTTCGCGGTCCACGATCAAACGCAAGGCCACCGTCTGCACACGTCCGGCGGAGAGACCACGGCGGACCTTGTCCCAGAGCAGCGGAGAGATCTCGTAGCCCACCAGGCG
This genomic stretch from Terriglobus saanensis SP1PR4 harbors:
- the topA gene encoding type I DNA topoisomerase is translated as MAKNLVIVESPAKAKTINKYLGSDYIVEASLGHIMDLPKNGIGVELKKRTFEPQLIISPGKEKLVEKLKKLAAKADAVFLAPDPDREGEAIAAHLEMQLTGSLKGKSTIQRVTFNEITKKAVIEAFTHARKVDANLVDAQQTRRVLDRLVGYEISPLLWDKVRRGLSAGRVQTVALRLIVDRENEIKAFNPVEYWPVDANLRPSGNKQNFTARLYAVDGQRISVETVGAPAFADESTTKNAVAQLEKAKWTVASVEAKERRRNAPAPYSTSRLQQDAANRLGFNVRRTMGVAQRLYEGIELGPEGTVGLITYMRTDSTRVSPEAISEARTYIKSLGEKYLPEKPNSFKGKKDAQDAHEAIRPTHVAMTPEKIKKFLSDEQYRLYRLIWQRFVASQMTAAVYDQTAVEIEAKADRTYNLRVTGSVLKFDGFLKVAEPAKSDAMVQKTADAMKTENPGEGEEDEDKSLPALKAGQALDLVDIVTEQKFTEPPPRFNEASLVKELEERGIGRPSTYASIINTIQERDYVKKISKKFIPTEIGMVVTSLLVKNFPYIFDMAYTAKLEDELDLVESGEEKWTSLLDGFYTHLTDEIKIASEEMEEIKRWEKPTDEKCEKCGSPLILRWGKFGSFYACSNYSKIKPMTIAVSGYKKDAKAVATKITAKFKFPFAIKGMVDDAEAFSEEVHDAKELTAALKLAAERGKKIVADPVSCDFTKENYADKPDLAAGDAQGTEEEEEYCDNCGKQMVLKNGPWGPFMACQDYNADPPCKTVRRLNQKVQQKPPEPTGEPCPLCGMELVKRTGAYGEFVSCSGYPKCKYVKQVLLDVPCPKDGGAIAERKARTGNYFYGCTNYPKCDFTSNQKLVSGPCPKCNSSYLLEVAKEGTIHLVCPNNTEALPKRRKKKGAEEVTTPVVECTFEKDTGVAVETAPAKEATPLARPDPEKTRPLVEAVA